The genomic window CTGAATATTGCTGAAAATGGTGACTTGTTACACAACTTTTATTATGcaggaaaagagaaaggaaagcTAGCAGTGGCCAGCGGCAATTGAGGAGCTGGAGACTCTGATGGTCTGTCCAGTCCAGATAGGAACCTATATATTGAAGTGCAATACTTCTGAAAGTCTTGGAGCCTGACGGTTTGGGCTAATTAGCTCGTACTAGTCTTGAAGAGTTTTGGCTGCACTTTTGCTTCTGAAATATAGCAGTTGTTAGCTGCGGCTTGGTGCCTGTCTCAACGAGCTGAGGGAGACGGCTTGGCTCCAAAGAAAGCGCTTCATTGCAGTATGAGGTTGGACACGTGTCAGCTGTCTACGCGGTGTCGCACATGAGGCGTAGTGCGGGGCACTGCCGCAGAGAATTTTTTCCTTGTCATCCACCTCCCCTTTAAACCAAATGCACCCTCAATATCAACCCTGGTTATTTTTCCCTTGTTGCAAACCAAGATCTATAATGCCTTGTTCCTTTAATCCTATAGATTGAGAGGAGTAAACTTAATCAGGTATTAACCGAACGGATTTGCTATAAATCTTTCGACAGATTTTTTAGTTACACATCTGTCGATTTTCTGGCCGTAGGATTTGTGTCAAGATTCGTGCTGTACAGGTGGGAAAATATAAAACAGATGCCCACATGTGAGATCGATCTCGCGGCCTGCGCTTCCCGCTAGAACCACTACGACCAACCGAGCAAGCATGCAATGCTGGAAAATAGTTccctcaaaaaatatatatacaataaatattgATTAGAGTTACAACGATAAACTTACATCGTAACTATTATGTAATTCCAGAAATTACAGCGTAACTTTATATAATTAAAGTgtaactattataaaattacagtgtaacttttATGTAATTGTAGTGTAACTATTATGTAATTGCAGTGTAACTATACTGTAATTATACTGTAGCTAATATGACTACAGTGTAACTGCATGTAACTTTTTAAGTAGATGTATTAGTAATATTTATTCATTCATCTCGGGTTTTTTCTAGACAATCAAAATGAAGGGAtgtcttggctttttttttcttcaccgaGCAATCGGTTAGAACGATTAACTAGTAAAGTCGTTCACTCGGCAACGTGTCATCCGGATAGACGTTGAAAAATCTGAGTGAGATGGATGACAAAAATCATTCGAATGTTTGCTAGACACTCCCACCGAACACTCCCTTAACCGAATAAGGTCTACTGGGACGGGAGAGATGGATCAGGATGGACCAATTCCTTTGTGGGCCACCAATTTCGGCCCAAACTGTATCACCGCACCTCTACTAGCTCGGTCGAGGGAGAGCCCACAGCTTCTCCCCACCGCATCGCCATCGCGTCTCCTCGCCGTCCCACTTTCCAGAAACACCCTCCACCCCCCACCTCACCGgcccctccgcgccgcccgcaTCCGGCGCGGCGAGCTAGGGCTTCCCGTCGCCGGGCCGGCGTTCCCACCACCCGGCCGCCACCATGgggttcgacgacgacgacgaggatctCGTCGTCTACGGGACGCCGATCGAGCGGGAGGAGGACACCTCCGCACGCAAGCGCCGGGCCGTCGCCGAGGCCGGCCAGCTCCGCGCCCTCCCCGCCTGGAAGCAGGAGGTAGAGAGCTCTCTCGGCGCCCTCAGTGTTTTTCCTCGGAAGCGGCGTTGATTGTTTCGCGTGGTGGTTTGCTCGGTCGATTCCAGCTGTGAGCCATGGCACACGCTTTTGCTCCTGGTTTAGCATTTGGGGGCTTTTGGAGGAAGTTGGCAGGCGATTTCTGATCTATTTTTAGGGTTATACTATCCGTTGAATTTGTCTATTGATGTTTCGCGGCAGTCGCAATGCATTTGGCCGCATATGCGCTTCATCTTTGGGTTTGGGGTAGTATTGCATGTGATAAGttgtactccctcagtttctaaatgtttggcaccgttgactttttagcacatgtttgaccgttctcttattcaaaatattttatgaaatatgtaaaactatatgtatatatgaaagtatatttaacaataaatcaaatgataggaaaagaattaataattacttatttttttaataagacgaatggtcaaacatgttcgtcaaatatttaaaaacggagggagtacatatgtCTTAACTTCCTTCTTCTGTCTATACATTTCGTGGTTCTATATGTCATTGCCATAAAGTTACGCGGTAGATGATTTGCTTCAAGTAATTGTGGTAATATGCTTACTTAAAAATCGAGATGGTGATTGGCCTGCAGgtgagagatgaggaagggcgAAGAAGGTTTCATGGTGCATTTACGGGAGGTTTCTCAGCTGGTTATTACAATACCGTTGGCACAAAAGAGGGTATGTTGTGTTAGTCATGTAATTCTAATATGGAAGAGTACCAGTGATGATTGTATGCCAATATATTGTAACAAAACTAATATGGTTTACTGCAGGATGGACTCCACAGACTTTTACATCGTCACGGAAAAATAGGGCTGAGGTGAAAAAGCAAAGCATATACAGTTTTCTCGATGAGGAAGACATAAAGGTACACAACTTCTTTTTTACTGCTCATTATTTTAGGGAgagatgttcttttttttttcctttttgcaatTTGCAACAATGGGACTTTCTTTTGTCTTTCAAATCAATAACCTACATTTTGTACCAATAAACATGTTGGTCTCTACGACAAACAAACCGCATTATACTGAGGAAGAAATAAGTGCATTCAAACACTTCAATTTTTACACTTCCTCCTTTGACAAGTAAATTGAGCTTGTAAGCAATATTGCTCCTTGATTGGGTAATTGACGTTTAGACTCCCATCTTTTTCCCTATAGCTTATAAGCcgcagccaaaatttgaattttaaaacttaatctTCAAGTTGGTTTTGAGGTGTTcttttatcgtagtttattttccagCATGGGCCTTTAAACCGCCgaggacacatatataaaagttttactcaaattatttttttgttgctaACAAGCCATACAACTTATAATCAGCATATGGCCTACTGATGGGAGCGTTAGTTAAGAAAATAATGTATATCATATCATTCTCGTATGTGCCTTTATCTAACTAAATCTTGTAACAGAAGAAAGTTCTGCCCTGGGATTTTcatatttaaattattaatttcaCATGGATGGAACCagtcaatttttaaatttaaggtttTGCTTGTTGAAACTGCCTAGTGGAAAACCTGTCCTGACCATCTGGCTGGGAACTGACAATGCCATAGATCCAGTCCTgcagtttcttttctttttgtttttctttttgaattttatGGTGCTTGAGAGGTACCCTAGTTCCTTTCTTTCAATGAAATATTAATGTATAGGAAGTTATATGGTTTATGGTTTTTGGAAGGCATTGGAGGTTTCTCCACCTACAAGCAATCAAAGATTGACATTCTTTAATTGAAGTGACCTCTAGTATCTTGCAAGTTATCATAGTCCTAGGCAGTTCTATCAAGGTGGTCATTGCTCTCTTCTTTATTCAATGATAAGAAGCATTGTCCAGAACACATGCAACAAACTGTGTCAAGATGTCTGCTTGCCATTTTATTTGTTAATATTTGCATTAAAAGCGGATATATCATATTTCATCAGAAACTTAGTATATTACGAGGTCAAGTAAACGCTTTGCGATGTAAGTAGTACATGTGTATAAATAACTAtgttttaattttcaatttctGTACATTTTTATTTGATTGTTAGGGAGTGAGTTCAAGAGCGTGCAAAAGCATATTATGTCTTTTCTTGAAGCAGTTGGTACTAATTGATTGTCAGTCTTACATATACTTTTGTAAAGGTACCTTTAGTGCTGCATCACATAAGCAAAAGATATTTACCCTTGTAGTCCATGCTGGTTATAAAAAGTAGAAAGTTAGTTAAACCTCACCATAGTGTATCTGTGCTTCTTGATCTGATATCACACAAGGACCTGCTTAGCTATAATCATGTGGAACTATTTCACCTCACAAATTCCATGTCAAAAAGTGAATCAGTGTAGTAACAACTCAGACAAACATGCAGGATATGGGAGGTAATGCCTTGGAAACATCTCAGCAGTATGATACATTTGGTTTTACAGCTACAGAACATGCCCGAAAGCAAGCTTCCAAGGAGCAGAAAGAGAGGTTTGATAGTTTTATCCTCTTGTATTAAATGTACTACCCACATGATTTATAAAATTATCTTGGTCCCTATCAGCTTTTCTGGAGAATAGCCTCAATGTAGAAACATCCAATCCAACTCCCCTAAAATGCGAAAAtgatcaaggaaaaaaaagaaggaacaaCAAAATCAGCTATGCACATCTGATATGCTGTATGCTAGAATTTAGTTGGCTATATGCATGCTAGTTTTTTAGTGTTGCTTGTTCTTTATCTATTTATGTTATTACAGCCTTATAACTCAAATGCCACTGTAGTCTAAATGTACAATACTTGAATTGGCTTTCTTGTTTTTATATATTCATCCTTCTATATGTGCAGACCATCGGCTATACCTGGGCCTATTCCTGATGAGCTGGTGGTCCCTGCTACTACTTCTATTGGTCAGTTACGTTCTGTTTTTTAACATTAAAACCATGATGAGAATTCATATGTACCATTTGAAATGAATTGACAGTTTCGAATAATTTGAGCAGGAGTGAAGTTATTGATGAAAATGGGCTGGCGCCAAGGTCGTTCAATTAGAGATGCACATGCTGACTCCTTATACGGTATACATTTCACAGTTGAAGCTTGGACTGTTAAACTGCTCTATTAAAGATCCTCCTGTTCTTTTAAAAATCTTTTTGCATATAACTTCTGCCGTTCCTACCTGAAGCAGCCTATCATTTGGAGTGAAATCACTAAATACTGCACTCTACATTCATGAATAACAGCTATACCTTCTGAGAATCTGACTTCAAAAGTTATCGTTAGTCCAGAAACATTATTTCTCCCAAATTTTGTTTGTGCTTTTGAAATGGTTCTGTAGTTCCAATTGTTTCCAAGTTACTAAACTATTGTTGGTTTTTACATATTTAGTGCTGATGTGCAGAATCGCGTAGGGAAGCAAGAAAAGCCTTCCTTGCACTCTCTGGTACAAAAACTGATGGTCAAAAAATACAAGTTGATTCACACAAGTCTGATAAGGATGATGGTGCCACAGAATCATTTGAGGAGTTACATGCCTCTGGAAATACCCCTGTATGTACTAAGTAGACCAAGTGTTATTTGCACCATATGTCCAAaatggatacatttttctgcctGGTTTATCATGTTGTActtaatgtatattttttttccaacttgAACTAGCTTGTTTTTTGAAACCTTGTATGTTGTAGCCATGCATAAAGTATACTTTTGCATGTTTCAGTTGGCGACATTGAAACCGATATTAATTGCTATTCTTAAAGTATAGTTTTTCTAGTTCCTAAGAACACACTGTTCCTTTTCAATTAATTGTGAGTATGTTAGCTTGAAGACCACAAGAAGTTATTGATAACTCATAAAAGAAGTATAGACTAAGGACTACAGTTGGTTGCTAAGTGTGCATGCAAATGCTAATTATTTTCCACACATATGGTTGTGTTGCATGGTAAATTAGCTATATCaatgaagaaataaaaatcTACTGATCTTTCTGATATTCCATAAATACTTTAGGTATACGTTCTTCATCCCAAGCAGGACTTGCATGGGTTAGGTTTTGACCCATTCAAGCATGCTCCTGAGTTTAAAGGTACCTTATTCCTACAAGATACTCACTATGGTTCTTTTGTAGCATGATCTCACATCTGTTCATTTGTAGATAGGAAAAGATTGCAGAAGTCAGCGAGGGACCGTAATAGAAGTGATGTTTCAATGAGGGGGAGTCTTCTGATTTCAAACTGTACGACACAGCAATTTTCTTCTGCACCATCTTATTCTGTTTCTGTCGATATTAAGGGAACTGACCCTAGCTCAGTCAGTGGGAAGGTGCTTGTAGATGCCATTGACATGAAACCCAAGTTTGAGTCATCTTGAACTATATCTTGGGTGCCTTTCTTctcagtgagaaaaaaaatatagtcttCCTGACTGTTCCTTTATTATTCTATTGGCATTGCTtaaatatttggaaaaaaaaaagagatcttATCTATTGTTTGGATCATCAGCAGGACAATATGCTCCTGGCTTTGGGATTGGAGCACTTGAGGAGCTAGGTGTTGAAGATGAGGATATTTATGCATCAGGTAATAAAATAATCTTCAAGTCAATTTTGTAACCCCTTGTGACATGGGAAGTCTTGATGGAAGCATACTGAAGTTTCGTGTGCACGAGTACCTGCTGAAATGCAGTAGTGGGTTAATCTTTGTAATTGCATATTTAGCTGAATAAAGCCTTCTGACCCTTGATTTTCTTCCCTGAGTTTCTGTTCTGAACCTGTACTCTTGTCTTCAGGTTTTGCTTATGAACAAATGGAAGTTGATATTGAGCCTTCAAAAACAGCCAGCGATAGTAATTATAAACTTGAAGACAGGAAAAGAGGTGTCTTCCTGGCTTTTAAAATCGCCTCAAGTTCTGAGTACAAGCTTGAAAGGtgatgcttatttttaattcacaGTAAATGATTTTTTCCCATTTTAATTCTTTAATTTGGTTTATGAGCATACTTGCTTAAATTGTGGACAAAACTGAATCCTTTGGCCtgtttatgttctttttttctgtgCTTTCTGATCACATAGTGCTATCCGGCTATGTTCGGCAATTATTTAGTTGAATTCTACATTTttataccaatttacctgtcaGCTAAGTGTTACATGAATCAAGTCTCCATAACTTGATATGTAAATATGGAGCTGCAGTTATGAATATGGTGAGCTCTTTAGACCTTTTAATATTAAGCTATTATGTACTTGTTTGTGTTAACACACAATGATAGTTTAAGCCCCCAAATAATGTGTACCTGCAGAAGGAATGAACAATAAGCATTGCTACAGCAATTTTGATTGATTCAATTCTGTACTTCACCCACTATATATGTGTGTTGCAtgtaattgtttagtttttgttGCATTTTGACTTTCCAGATTTGATCCTCCTGAGATCCCATCTGATTTTGATGGTCGCCACAAGTTTCTAACTCCACGACAGGATGTTAATAACCTTTCTGATCTGGCTCCTCCTGAGGTTCCTGCTCCAGAAGATACTAGCTTGAGATTATTGATTGAGGGTTGTGCCGCTATGGTTGCTCGTTGTGGGAAACATATTGAGGATTTTTACaaagagaaaagcaaaacaaataCACAGTTTAATTTCCTCAATGAAGGAGATGGCTGTAGCTACTATGCAAGGAAGTTATGGGAGTATCAGCAGAAATATATTGACCAGCAAAAGCCTGATACTGTGCAATCCAAGTCTTCTGACAAGTTGACTGCTGAAAATCGTGGAAAGATTCTTGGTGAAAGGCCCCTTGATAGAAGCACTAAATCATCTAGCTCATCCTTCCCTGCAAAGGAAGCAATTCAACTGCAGTCCAATCTGGGTGACAACTTTGTGAAGCCAATATCTCTTGTAAGTTTGTGAATTGATTTGTTACACTATTTATTGTTTCCTCACATTAACTTTATATTTGTTATATGAATCACCTAAGCTTGGTGTAATTACGAATTTATTATTCATGTTTAACAATAGGACGGCCTACCAGAGTATGAAAAGCCTTTCAGAAATGATCCTGCAAAGCAAGCAAGGTTTGAGCAATTTCTTAAGGATAAATACCAAGGAGGCCTTCGCCCTGCAAATCTTATACCTACAAGTACTATGTCAGATGCTGACCGTGCCCGGGAAAGACTAGATTTTGAGGCTGCTGCTGAGACAATTGAAAAGGGCAAGGAGAAAAAGGCTATGGATCCTTTATCATTGTTGGGTTTATCTGGAATAAATGAGCAACGTTTTGTATCATCTACTGAATCAGAGGTATTTTAACTTATACAATCCAATTAATAAGTTCATACCTTACATATATTGACCCTTGTTAAATTAATTCAGAGATCTATACCTGCACGAGATGAGAAATCAATTTATCCACGAAGGGAGGAATTTGAATGGCGACCATCACCAATACTGTGCAAGCGTTTTGACATAGTTGATCCTTTCATGGGAAAggtaaatatgatttttttgtggttttatatttatttatgaaaGAATGTCCTCTGGGATAAATGACATAAAAGAATTATTGCACAGTATAACCAAAAACATTTTGTACTCTTGCAAGCTCTGCTAGTTTTTGTATAAAATAGACGTAAGAATCTATCAAAGTTTCCCTTCTTTAcgtgttttttttcctgaagACTCTTTTTTCATCTACTCAACTACAGACTACCCCTAATGAACTGATCGAAACATAttgttaatttattatttatggAAATGGAAcacaatattattttattgGGAAAGTCATTTTGTCCCTTGAACTCTTCTCAAAGTCAATTTCACCTTGAATTTAAAAACCGGAGAAATAACACCTAGATCATATTTCTTAGTGGTTTTGTTTGAAATGAAGGTGGTTTCTTCTAGTACAGACTTATTATGCATATTTTGGTTAGGTAGATGTCACTCAGTTCGCTCCATAACAATGAGATTTACATAGTCAGATTCAGATAGTGAAAAACCACTATCAGATTAGTCAAACCTCCTCGGAATATTGTTTAGGGTTTCATTTGTGCCTGGTTTTGAAAATTGAGGGTGACAACGATCAGTTTTGAAGTTCAgggttaaaaaaatactttaccCAATGTTTATATAG from Oryza glaberrima chromosome 6, OglaRS2, whole genome shotgun sequence includes these protein-coding regions:
- the LOC127776675 gene encoding G patch domain-containing protein TGH homolog, which translates into the protein MGFDDDDEDLVVYGTPIEREEDTSARKRRAVAEAGQLRALPAWKQEVRDEEGRRRFHGAFTGGFSAGYYNTVGTKEGWTPQTFTSSRKNRAEVKKQSIYSFLDEEDIKDMGGNALETSQQYDTFGFTATEHARKQASKEQKERPSAIPGPIPDELVVPATTSIGVKLLMKMGWRQGRSIRDAHADSLYESRREARKAFLALSGTKTDGQKIQVDSHKSDKDDGATESFEELHASGNTPVYVLHPKQDLHGLGFDPFKHAPEFKDRKRLQKSARDRNRSDVSMRGSLLISNSGQYAPGFGIGALEELGVEDEDIYASGFAYEQMEVDIEPSKTASDSNYKLEDRKRGVFLAFKIASSSEYKLERFDPPEIPSDFDGRHKFLTPRQDVNNLSDLAPPEVPAPEDTSLRLLIEGCAAMVARCGKHIEDFYKEKSKTNTQFNFLNEGDGCSYYARKLWEYQQKYIDQQKPDTVQSKSSDKLTAENRGKILGERPLDRSTKSSSSSFPAKEAIQLQSNLGDNFVKPISLDGLPEYEKPFRNDPAKQARFEQFLKDKYQGGLRPANLIPTSTMSDADRARERLDFEAAAETIEKGKEKKAMDPLSLLGLSGINEQRFVSSTESERSIPARDEKSIYPRREEFEWRPSPILCKRFDIVDPFMGKPFHVQRPRSKMDSLIFMSESTTRTNEVESSSIAPQHTSVAGATETEAKGAATDPEIESSSVQRPVDLYKAIFSDDSDDDMAEPLANQPVDPVKTSEDANMVLNRLVAEDFLESLGKELGLDVPPEKPTPPNVLFRSETPSTANAIGISRNGKAITCQEIKENESALDKEEIANASADVPSDNVEELGLKYEKQEHRAEKSRSRSSHRQTQSGSLDSDSTSDQHRSRERRSRHKIRSGTPGSDSSIEHHRSKKRKSHSKHRTRRSRSPYADSSDSQYTKRKHREKRHHRTRNPDTDSSDHEYEERHKSSSRRSSDKDRSRRRSRHHKR